The following are from one region of the Pseudohongiella spirulinae genome:
- the fliG gene encoding flagellar motor switch protein FliG yields the protein MADMNSLERAAILLMSMGEKDAAEVLKQMGPKEVQRVGAAMSTLKSVSQDTVSGVLNEFLNECGAQSGLGIGAENYIRNMLTEALGEDRARGFLDRILLGSSGSGINSLKWMDPRSVADVIRLEHPQIQAVVLSYLDADQSANILAQFPEKVRLEIMMRIASLESVQPEALKELNHILEKQFSGKGSNPSTVIGGTKTAAEIMNNLDGAVEQELMEAIKGVDEDLGNQIQDLMFVFDNMRDVDDRGIQSLLREVSSEVLILALKGADDFLKEKFFNNMSKRAAELLRDDLEAKGPVRIVEVEAAQKEILVVARRMADAGEIQLGGGSEAMI from the coding sequence ATGGCTGATATGAATTCTCTTGAGCGAGCCGCGATTCTGCTGATGAGCATGGGCGAGAAAGATGCCGCCGAAGTGCTTAAACAGATGGGGCCAAAGGAAGTGCAGCGCGTGGGGGCGGCCATGTCTACCCTCAAGTCCGTGTCACAAGATACGGTCTCGGGCGTGCTTAACGAATTTCTGAATGAATGTGGTGCACAGAGCGGCCTGGGCATTGGCGCTGAAAACTACATCCGTAATATGCTCACCGAAGCGCTGGGTGAAGATCGAGCCCGAGGTTTTCTGGACAGGATTCTGCTGGGCAGTTCCGGCTCCGGTATCAACAGTCTGAAATGGATGGATCCGCGCTCGGTGGCGGATGTGATTCGTCTGGAACACCCACAGATACAGGCTGTCGTGCTGAGTTATCTGGATGCTGATCAGTCTGCCAATATTCTGGCTCAGTTTCCTGAGAAAGTGCGCCTTGAAATCATGATGCGCATTGCCTCACTGGAAAGTGTTCAGCCGGAAGCGTTGAAAGAACTCAATCACATTCTGGAAAAACAATTCTCGGGCAAGGGGTCCAATCCCTCAACCGTGATTGGTGGCACAAAAACCGCCGCCGAGATCATGAACAATCTGGATGGTGCGGTTGAGCAGGAACTGATGGAAGCCATTAAAGGCGTTGATGAAGATCTGGGTAATCAGATTCAGGATCTGATGTTTGTCTTTGACAATATGCGAGATGTGGATGATCGTGGCATTCAATCCCTGCTGCGTGAAGTGTCTTCTGAAGTGCTGATTCTTGCATTGAAAGGAGCAGATGACTTTCTTAAAGAAAAATTCTTCAACAATATGTCCAAGCGTGCGGCGGAATTGCTGCGCGATGACCTGGAAGCCAAAGGGCCGGTGCGTATCGTTGAAGTGGAAGCCGCTCAGAAAGAAATATTGGTGGTGGCGCGGCGCATGGCCGACGCCGGCGAAATTCAGCTTGGTGGTGGCAGCGAGGCAATGATCTGA
- the fliF gene encoding flagellar basal-body MS-ring/collar protein FliF yields the protein MAADTADSSTAMTKSGGAGAGGGVNFLTGFNRLDLLRQGGLLLGLAASIALGFSVVLWSQREDFQPLYPSMQGFNVAELAEVLESTAQPYRIDPGSGVLLVPAAQVNEIRLQVAAAGISRDNGYGYEFMDQEQGLGTSQFMENNRYKRSLEGELARTIASFRHVQAARVHLATPERTVFVREARVPTASVFLTLNSGRQLTDVQVQAIANLVASSVPDMAPEGVTVVDQSGNLLSRRGENRELAIAGEQFEYVRRYEETLSSRINRILMPLLGAGRFTAEVAADIDFTRMEQAAEVYNPDSTVLRSEQSLNEQRNAGDIVAGIPGALSNQPPAAGVAPEVAANAAAGGNTAGAAGNSRTQATRNYEMDRTISYTSYDPIRVKRLSVAVVIDEPAGETAAPWTTDDLDRITALVRDAVGFDVERGDSVTVINKQFAQAEMVAADSFPIWQEPWFASALKQVAAAIFVLILVFGVLMPTIRRLTSVGSGSRAVAPVGGSSSGGGDVRYTDVRPDSNGAAEKVTLSGGDDLLLGSPGDSYERQLSAIKGLVAQDPARVAQVVKNWISNDG from the coding sequence ATGGCTGCTGATACTGCTGATAGCTCAACTGCAATGACAAAGTCCGGAGGCGCCGGTGCCGGAGGCGGTGTCAATTTCCTGACGGGATTCAATCGCCTGGATCTGCTCAGGCAGGGTGGCTTGTTACTGGGGCTGGCAGCCAGTATCGCCCTGGGTTTCTCTGTTGTGCTTTGGTCGCAACGCGAAGATTTTCAGCCACTGTATCCCAGTATGCAGGGTTTTAATGTGGCCGAGCTGGCCGAAGTACTGGAGTCAACGGCGCAGCCCTATCGTATTGATCCCGGCAGCGGTGTGTTATTGGTGCCTGCGGCGCAGGTTAACGAGATTCGTCTGCAAGTCGCTGCAGCAGGTATTTCCCGTGACAATGGCTACGGTTACGAGTTCATGGATCAGGAGCAGGGCCTGGGCACCAGCCAGTTCATGGAGAATAACCGTTACAAGCGCAGCCTTGAGGGTGAGCTGGCACGCACCATCGCCAGTTTCCGTCACGTACAGGCCGCGCGGGTGCATCTGGCCACGCCGGAGCGCACTGTGTTTGTTCGTGAGGCACGTGTCCCCACAGCATCGGTCTTTTTGACGTTGAACAGCGGCCGTCAGTTGACTGATGTGCAGGTGCAGGCGATTGCCAACCTGGTGGCCTCCAGCGTACCGGACATGGCGCCGGAAGGTGTGACGGTCGTGGATCAGTCCGGCAATCTGCTGTCGCGAAGAGGCGAGAACCGCGAGCTGGCTATTGCCGGTGAACAGTTTGAGTATGTCCGCCGCTATGAAGAAACGTTATCCAGTCGCATCAATCGTATCCTGATGCCGCTGCTGGGTGCTGGACGTTTTACCGCCGAGGTGGCGGCAGATATCGATTTCACTCGTATGGAGCAGGCGGCGGAAGTTTATAATCCGGACAGCACCGTACTGCGCAGCGAACAGTCCCTGAATGAGCAGCGCAACGCGGGTGACATCGTAGCAGGTATTCCCGGTGCACTCAGCAATCAGCCCCCGGCAGCGGGCGTGGCTCCTGAAGTGGCAGCTAACGCGGCGGCTGGCGGGAACACAGCAGGTGCGGCGGGCAATTCGCGCACCCAGGCTACCCGCAATTATGAAATGGACCGCACCATCAGCTACACCAGCTATGATCCTATTCGTGTCAAGCGATTGTCCGTTGCTGTTGTGATTGATGAACCGGCGGGCGAAACGGCGGCACCCTGGACGACCGATGATCTGGATCGCATTACCGCGCTGGTGCGTGATGCCGTTGGTTTTGATGTGGAACGTGGCGACAGCGTGACAGTCATCAACAAACAATTTGCGCAGGCCGAGATGGTCGCCGCCGACAGCTTTCCGATCTGGCAGGAGCCCTGGTTTGCCAGCGCGCTGAAGCAGGTCGCAGCCGCCATATTTGTGTTGATTCTGGTGTTTGGCGTGTTGATGCCCACAATTCGTCGCCTCACGTCAGTGGGCTCTGGTAGTCGTGCCGTGGCACCGGTTGGGGGCAGCAGCTCGGGGGGTGGGGATGTGCGCTATACTGACGTGCGTCCGGACAGCAATGGTGCAGCAGAAAAAGTCACGCTGAGCGGTGGTGATGATTTGCTGCTGGGCAGCCCCGGTGACAGTTATGAACGGCAACTCAGTGCCATTAAGGGTCTGGTTGCACAGGATCCTGCCCGCGTGGCGCAGGTGGTAAAAAACTGGATTTCTAACGATGGCTGA
- the fliE gene encoding flagellar hook-basal body complex protein FliE gives MNTIGDRSDINQLLMQMREIRGQIQTPEANKPDLSNAVNNGQAVGRSEGPGFGEMLKQAVDSVADTQQKSGELQRAFERGDPGVDITQVMIQMQKASVSFEAMNQVRNRLVSAYQDIMNMPI, from the coding sequence ATGAATACTATTGGAGATCGTTCAGATATCAATCAACTGCTGATGCAGATGCGCGAAATACGCGGCCAGATCCAGACTCCGGAAGCCAATAAGCCGGATCTGAGCAATGCCGTTAACAATGGTCAGGCAGTTGGTCGCAGTGAAGGTCCCGGCTTTGGCGAGATGTTGAAGCAGGCGGTTGATTCCGTCGCGGACACCCAGCAGAAATCCGGTGAACTGCAACGCGCATTTGAACGCGGTGATCCTGGTGTAGATATCACTCAGGTCATGATTCAGATGCAAAAGGCCAGCGTTTCCTTTGAGGCCATGAACCAGGTTCGTAATCGCCTGGTCAGTGCTTATCAGGACATCATGAACATGCCGATCTGA
- a CDS encoding sigma-54-dependent transcriptional regulator — MSDKASILVVEDNPELREALSDTLEYADYRVMAVDSGEAALEALADRPVDMVISDINMDGMDGHELLQQVRARFPVMPVVLITAFGSVGSSVRAMREGAVDYLLKPFKPEHLLATIEKYLAPRVNGSNDPVAVEPASQQLLSLARKVARSDATVLISGESGTGKEVLAQFIHRQSARADGPFIAINCAAIPENMLEATLFGHEKGSFTGAYQSSPGKFEQADGGTILLDEISEMDIGLQAKILRVLQEREVERLGSRKTIKLDVRVIATTNRDLRQHVRDGKFREDLYYRLSVFPLAWHPLRSRRQDIVPLAERLLDQHTSRMGRTAVRLDSEARLALTQHDWPGNVRELDNVLQRALIIQDGSAITASCLGLNMDAGQAPAAPEHQPLPNASVPAESIGLIEQNEGDADLSALGNDLKQREFQIILSTLKQQGGRRKETAEVLGVSARTLRYKLARMRDLGILGS, encoded by the coding sequence ATGAGTGACAAGGCATCCATTCTGGTGGTCGAAGATAATCCGGAGCTGCGTGAAGCACTGAGTGACACGCTGGAATACGCGGATTACAGGGTTATGGCTGTGGATTCCGGCGAAGCGGCGCTGGAAGCTCTGGCAGACAGACCGGTCGACATGGTGATATCAGACATCAATATGGATGGTATGGACGGTCACGAACTGTTGCAGCAGGTGCGCGCGCGGTTCCCGGTGATGCCGGTTGTACTGATTACCGCCTTTGGCAGTGTTGGCAGCTCAGTGCGCGCCATGCGGGAAGGTGCGGTTGACTATCTGCTGAAGCCCTTCAAACCGGAGCATCTGCTGGCAACTATTGAGAAGTACCTGGCACCTCGGGTGAACGGCAGCAACGACCCGGTAGCCGTTGAGCCAGCCAGTCAGCAGTTGCTGTCATTGGCCCGCAAGGTGGCGAGATCGGATGCCACGGTGCTGATTTCCGGCGAGAGCGGGACAGGCAAGGAAGTGCTGGCACAGTTTATTCACCGACAGTCCGCTCGCGCCGACGGCCCGTTTATTGCCATCAACTGCGCAGCCATTCCCGAAAATATGCTGGAAGCGACCTTGTTTGGTCACGAAAAAGGTTCATTCACCGGCGCCTATCAAAGCAGCCCGGGCAAATTTGAACAAGCCGATGGCGGCACCATTTTGCTGGATGAGATTTCAGAAATGGACATCGGCCTGCAAGCCAAAATTCTGCGGGTTCTGCAAGAGCGCGAGGTGGAACGTCTGGGCAGTCGCAAAACCATCAAACTGGATGTGCGGGTCATTGCCACCACCAACCGCGATCTGCGTCAACATGTCCGCGACGGCAAATTCCGCGAAGACCTCTATTACCGACTGAGTGTATTTCCGCTGGCCTGGCATCCATTGCGCAGCCGCCGCCAGGACATTGTGCCGCTGGCAGAGCGGCTGCTGGACCAACATACCAGCCGGATGGGGCGCACTGCTGTCAGGCTGGATAGTGAAGCGCGTCTGGCTCTGACTCAACACGATTGGCCGGGTAACGTAAGAGAGCTGGATAATGTGTTGCAACGGGCGCTTATTATTCAGGACGGCTCGGCAATCACCGCCTCTTGCCTGGGGCTGAATATGGACGCTGGACAGGCGCCAGCGGCACCGGAACATCAACCACTGCCAAACGCGTCTGTACCCGCCGAGTCGATTGGGCTGATTGAACAGAACGAAGGCGATGCTGATCTGAGTGCACTGGGCAATGACCTGAAGCAGCGCGAGTTTCAGATCATTCTGTCAACATTAAAGCAGCAGGGCGGACGACGCAAAGAAACTGCGGAAGTGCTGGGTGTCAGTGCCCGCACTTTGCGTTACAAACTGGCGCGTATGCGTGATCTTGGAATCCTGGGGAGCTGA
- a CDS encoding sensor histidine kinase, translating into MAASPLRVVEQPSAQSLELAFQAFNKLSSELTQTYHALETRVRDLTAELEAANAQRLQELAEKERIAHRLSKLLQLLPGGVLVLNARGQIAECNPAAKELLGTPLEGELWVDIIRQRFAPRSDDGHEISLANGKRVSLLSRSLEEEPGQIILITDQTETRRLQQRLSRHQRLTEMGQMVSSLAHQIRTPLAAAMLYAGNLTNATAQEPERFTRTHERLMSRLHNMERQVRDMLVFARGEAVLDARLSMAQLFEETRTAAEVLLKANRTQCQWQNLAPDCVLECNTESLVGALLNLIENAQQNAGPAVQLTVRADHNCQPGQMRFFVQDNGPGIDPAVIDQVTEAFYTTRAQGTGLGLAVAQVVARAHGGQFFIENLDSETGTGVRAGFVLPCLGNSAKEYN; encoded by the coding sequence ATGGCAGCAAGCCCTTTACGAGTCGTCGAACAACCCAGCGCGCAGTCGTTGGAGCTGGCGTTTCAGGCCTTTAATAAACTCTCCAGTGAGTTGACACAGACCTATCATGCGCTGGAAACGCGGGTACGTGATCTGACCGCAGAGCTGGAGGCGGCCAACGCACAACGTCTGCAGGAGCTGGCGGAAAAAGAGCGCATTGCGCATCGTCTGAGCAAACTGTTGCAACTGCTGCCGGGCGGGGTTTTGGTCTTGAATGCCCGCGGTCAGATAGCTGAGTGCAACCCCGCGGCAAAAGAGCTGCTGGGCACACCGCTGGAAGGGGAGTTGTGGGTCGATATCATCCGCCAGCGTTTTGCGCCGCGCAGTGACGATGGCCATGAAATATCCCTTGCCAATGGTAAGCGTGTGAGTCTGTTGAGCCGCTCTCTGGAAGAAGAACCGGGGCAGATTATTCTGATCACCGATCAAACGGAGACGCGTCGCTTGCAGCAGCGTCTGAGTCGTCATCAACGTCTGACTGAAATGGGTCAGATGGTCTCCTCTCTGGCACACCAGATCCGCACGCCGCTGGCTGCCGCCATGCTGTATGCGGGTAACCTGACCAACGCCACTGCGCAGGAACCCGAGCGTTTTACGCGTACTCATGAGCGCCTGATGTCACGTCTTCACAATATGGAGCGACAGGTCCGCGACATGCTGGTTTTCGCTCGTGGCGAAGCCGTTCTGGACGCCCGTCTGAGCATGGCGCAGCTGTTTGAGGAAACCCGCACCGCAGCTGAAGTATTGCTGAAGGCCAATCGCACTCAGTGTCAGTGGCAGAATCTGGCACCGGACTGTGTGCTGGAGTGCAACACTGAATCGCTGGTGGGCGCTTTGCTGAATCTGATAGAAAACGCCCAGCAGAATGCCGGCCCGGCTGTGCAGCTGACGGTGCGTGCTGATCACAACTGCCAGCCGGGTCAGATGCGCTTTTTTGTGCAGGATAACGGCCCCGGTATTGATCCGGCAGTCATCGATCAGGTAACCGAGGCATTTTATACCACGCGCGCACAGGGTACCGGTCTTGGTCTGGCAGTCGCCCAGGTGGTCGCCCGCGCTCATGGCGGACAATTTTTTATTGAAAATCTGGACAGTGAGACAGGCACCGGCGTACGTGCTGGATTTGTATTGCCGTGCCTGGGTAATTCTGCGAAGGAGTACAATTGA
- a CDS encoding AbrB/MazE/SpoVT family DNA-binding domain-containing protein — protein MQTNIRKWGNSAGTIIPAPVLAEAGLRVGDAIQIEVVDGTIVIRQAAPVYRLEDLLEATPSDKLALDDEDKQWLHDAPVGRESD, from the coding sequence ATGCAAACAAATATTCGCAAATGGGGCAACTCAGCGGGGACCATCATACCTGCACCGGTGCTGGCAGAGGCTGGACTGCGTGTGGGTGATGCAATACAAATCGAAGTCGTGGATGGAACGATTGTGATCCGGCAGGCTGCTCCTGTTTACCGACTGGAGGACCTTCTGGAAGCGACCCCGTCAGACAAGTTGGCACTCGACGACGAGGATAAGCAGTGGCTTCATGATGCTCCTGTGGGCAGGGAGTCCGATTAA
- a CDS encoding type II toxin-antitoxin system PemK/MazF family toxin — translation MAYIPARGDIIWTDFDPSAGHEQARRRPAIVLSPEVFNWQIKLALVAPITSRIRGHGFEVHLQGTTTQGAVLCQQVKTIDYDYRGVKFIEAAPTGVLNEVLAKVRTLVT, via the coding sequence ATGGCTTATATCCCTGCGCGTGGCGACATTATATGGACAGACTTCGACCCGTCCGCCGGGCACGAGCAGGCACGACGGCGTCCTGCGATTGTGCTCTCTCCCGAGGTCTTCAACTGGCAGATCAAACTGGCACTGGTCGCCCCCATAACCAGTCGGATACGCGGACACGGTTTTGAGGTCCACCTGCAGGGAACCACGACGCAGGGTGCTGTGCTATGTCAGCAGGTCAAAACCATCGACTACGACTATCGCGGCGTTAAATTCATTGAGGCCGCTCCCACCGGCGTGTTAAACGAGGTGCTCGCCAAGGTACGCACCCTTGTAACATAG
- a CDS encoding GAP family protein has product MSIALILALVGLALIDSTSIGTLLIPVWLLLDHRRIRLSRMLLYLGTIAGFYLVVGLVLALGADAVMGSMAEDVPADTEATPGVFAMALTVAQLLVGIWLFAISWRFDSSKPGAAERVKRWKDRAHEATTSPRVLMGLALFAGIAELATMLPYLGAIAMITAADMSALTMFIVMASYCFVMIMPALCLLVMRRIMHERIQPILVGVDDWICRNAESALGWTLGIAGFLIAQDAVGRLI; this is encoded by the coding sequence ATGAGCATCGCTTTGATTCTGGCGCTGGTGGGGCTGGCGCTGATTGACAGTACCAGCATCGGGACTTTGCTGATTCCGGTCTGGTTGCTGCTGGACCATCGGCGGATTCGGTTGTCGCGTATGTTGCTTTATTTGGGCACCATTGCCGGGTTTTACCTGGTAGTGGGGCTGGTGTTGGCACTTGGGGCTGATGCGGTGATGGGCAGCATGGCTGAGGATGTGCCCGCCGACACCGAGGCAACCCCAGGCGTGTTTGCAATGGCGTTGACCGTGGCTCAGTTGCTGGTGGGCATCTGGCTGTTTGCGATCAGCTGGCGCTTTGACAGTAGCAAGCCGGGGGCGGCAGAGCGCGTAAAACGTTGGAAGGACAGGGCGCATGAGGCGACAACTTCACCGCGGGTGTTGATGGGACTGGCTTTGTTCGCAGGTATCGCCGAGCTGGCGACCATGTTGCCGTATCTGGGCGCTATTGCAATGATTACGGCCGCCGACATGTCTGCGTTGACCATGTTCATTGTCATGGCGTCCTATTGTTTCGTGATGATCATGCCGGCTTTGTGTCTGCTGGTTATGCGCCGCATCATGCACGAGCGCATTCAACCCATTCTGGTCGGGGTTGACGACTGGATCTGCCGCAATGCCGAATCGGCTCTGGGCTGGACACTGGGTATTGCCGGCTTTCTGATTGCTCAGGATGCAGTTGGACGCTTGATCTGA
- the dcd gene encoding dCTP deaminase, whose translation MSIKSDKWIRKMAQEHGMIEPFEPGQIRYVDGGKVISYGTSSYGYDVRCASEFKIFTNVHTTNVVDPKNFDETSFVSIDEPYCIIPPNSFALARTVEYFRIPPDVLTICLGKSTYARCGIIVNVTPLEPEWEGHVTLEFSNTTPLPAKIYANEGVAQMLFYQGDEQCEVTYKQRGGKYMGQTGVTPPRA comes from the coding sequence ATGAGTATCAAGTCAGACAAATGGATTCGTAAAATGGCCCAGGAGCACGGCATGATTGAGCCGTTTGAACCGGGTCAGATCCGCTATGTGGATGGCGGCAAGGTGATTTCTTATGGCACCTCCAGCTACGGCTATGATGTGCGCTGCGCCTCGGAGTTCAAGATCTTCACCAATGTGCATACCACCAATGTAGTTGATCCCAAGAACTTCGATGAGACCAGTTTTGTCTCCATCGACGAGCCGTACTGCATCATCCCGCCCAATTCCTTCGCACTGGCGCGCACGGTGGAGTATTTCCGCATCCCGCCGGATGTGCTGACCATCTGCCTGGGCAAATCCACTTATGCACGCTGCGGCATTATTGTGAATGTGACGCCGCTGGAGCCTGAATGGGAAGGGCATGTCACGCTGGAGTTCTCCAACACCACGCCGCTGCCGGCCAAGATCTACGCCAACGAAGGCGTGGCGCAGATGCTGTTCTATCAGGGTGATGAGCAGTGCGAGGTTACCTACAAACAGCGCGGCGGCAAGTACATGGGTCAGACCGGCGTCACTCCGCCCCGAGCCTGA
- a CDS encoding S1C family serine protease, whose translation MTAAAPVAARRWLSRTALLVVTCALSWLSAAANAQTTDEIRAIEDSIIKIYTTSAEPDYFTPWRLMNPSQSSGSGAVIEGQRILTNAHVVANASYVQVQKHNDPERYLASVEFVSHASDLALIRVEDSSFFDDAPALEIGNLPEPNTEVLVFGYPIGGRTLSVTKGVLSRVEQQVYAHSGEFLLAGQIDAAINPGNSGGPVIADGKIAGVVMQSAGGSRTEALGYFVPPDIVRHMLTDASNGSYDGFPDLGFRTQDLESPAAKSRYGLTPDQSGVLVIKVFEESPADGILQENDVLLSIDGFEVAGDSSIRLSRDLQTNYKHAIDLKQIGDTVPLRIARNGQVLDVELTAQRRQQSYSLVRSEEFDAVPEYYIYGGILFVPLNMNLIKRWGNDWTRSAPVNMLHARSQWASPEKREVVVALQVLAADVNLGYHDVRNWIVETVNGEPIRDFYDFSRKLHNNEEPYVVFRSESGFQLVVDHQQARDSELDILNRYRIPAPYSEGLFDSPALARVQP comes from the coding sequence ATGACTGCAGCAGCCCCGGTCGCCGCCCGGCGATGGTTGTCGCGGACTGCGTTGTTGGTGGTCACCTGTGCGCTGAGCTGGCTCAGCGCCGCCGCCAATGCCCAGACCACTGATGAAATCCGTGCCATTGAAGATTCCATCATCAAAATCTACACCACGTCCGCGGAGCCGGATTATTTCACGCCATGGCGGCTCATGAACCCTTCACAAAGCAGCGGCTCCGGTGCTGTTATTGAGGGTCAACGTATCCTGACCAATGCGCATGTGGTTGCCAACGCCAGCTACGTGCAGGTTCAGAAGCACAACGACCCCGAGCGCTACCTGGCCAGTGTTGAGTTTGTCTCACATGCATCCGACCTGGCCCTGATCCGCGTTGAAGACAGTTCATTTTTTGACGATGCACCGGCACTGGAGATCGGCAATCTGCCGGAACCCAACACCGAGGTGCTGGTGTTTGGCTACCCGATTGGCGGGCGCACATTGAGCGTGACCAAAGGCGTGCTGTCGCGCGTGGAACAGCAGGTGTATGCGCATTCGGGCGAGTTTTTGCTGGCGGGCCAGATTGACGCGGCCATCAACCCTGGCAACAGCGGTGGCCCGGTGATTGCCGATGGCAAGATTGCCGGCGTGGTCATGCAGTCGGCCGGAGGCAGCCGCACCGAGGCGCTGGGTTATTTTGTGCCGCCGGATATTGTGCGTCACATGCTGACTGATGCCAGCAACGGCAGCTACGACGGATTCCCGGATCTGGGTTTTCGCACCCAGGACCTTGAGAGTCCGGCAGCCAAGTCCCGTTATGGCCTGACGCCGGATCAAAGCGGCGTGCTGGTTATCAAGGTGTTTGAGGAATCGCCCGCCGACGGTATTTTGCAGGAGAACGACGTGCTGCTGAGTATCGACGGTTTTGAAGTAGCCGGTGACAGCTCTATCCGTCTGAGCCGCGACCTGCAGACCAACTATAAACATGCTATTGACCTGAAACAGATAGGCGATACGGTGCCACTGCGCATCGCACGTAACGGTCAGGTCCTGGATGTGGAACTCACTGCCCAGCGTCGTCAGCAGAGCTATAGTCTGGTGCGCTCTGAAGAGTTCGATGCTGTGCCTGAGTATTATATTTACGGCGGCATTCTGTTTGTGCCTCTGAACATGAACCTGATCAAACGCTGGGGTAACGACTGGACACGCAGCGCCCCTGTGAATATGCTGCACGCCCGCAGTCAGTGGGCGTCGCCGGAGAAGCGCGAAGTGGTGGTGGCCCTGCAGGTGCTGGCTGCCGATGTGAATCTGGGTTATCACGATGTGCGCAACTGGATTGTTGAGACGGTCAACGGTGAGCCCATCCGTGACTTTTATGATTTCAGCCGCAAATTGCACAACAACGAAGAGCCGTATGTGGTGTTTCGCAGTGAATCGGGCTTCCAGCTTGTTGTCGACCATCAGCAGGCACGCGACAGCGAACTGGATATTCTGAACCGTTACCGCATTCCGGCCCCGTATTCAGAAGGCCTGTTTGACTCGCCCGCACTGGCCCGGGTTCAACCTTAA